A stretch of the Halobacteriovorax sp. DA5 genome encodes the following:
- a CDS encoding arylesterase → MNKFLLVLLISLSTFAAPKVLFLGDSLTAGYGIDPEKAYPNLVKDILKKEGIEIEVMNASISGSTSASAVSRLKWSLRGKPDVMLLALGANDGLRGIKLVSTKENLKNAIKLAKSKGVKVILAGMQIPPNYGPEYTKEFQKMFPDLKKEEGVTLLPFLLKDVAGQRQYNIDDGIHPNEEGHKIIAKTVAPFIRKAL, encoded by the coding sequence ATGAATAAATTTTTACTAGTTCTATTAATTAGTCTCTCAACATTTGCTGCGCCAAAAGTTCTCTTCCTCGGAGACTCTCTTACTGCCGGTTATGGAATTGATCCAGAGAAGGCCTATCCAAATCTTGTGAAAGATATCTTAAAAAAAGAAGGCATTGAAATTGAAGTCATGAATGCAAGCATTAGCGGTTCTACTTCAGCTTCTGCTGTTTCTCGCCTTAAGTGGTCTTTAAGAGGAAAACCTGATGTTATGCTACTTGCTCTTGGGGCAAATGATGGACTTCGTGGAATTAAACTTGTGAGTACAAAAGAGAATTTAAAAAATGCTATCAAGCTTGCAAAGAGTAAGGGTGTAAAAGTTATTTTGGCAGGAATGCAGATCCCACCAAATTATGGGCCTGAATACACAAAAGAATTTCAAAAAATGTTTCCTGATTTAAAAAAAGAAGAGGGAGTTACACTACTGCCATTCTTACTTAAGGATGTAGCAGGACAGCGTCAGTATAATATTGACGATGGCATCCACCCAAATGAGGAAGGACACAAGATTATTGCAAAGACGGTCGCACCGTTTATAAGGAAAGCTTTATAA
- a CDS encoding ABC transporter ATP-binding protein: protein MTELVLSLKEVRKDFSQGEEILNVLKGVELGVSEGETIAILGKSGSGKSTLLSLLCGIDDATSGDISYRNNSLKDLNSEEITDLRAKHIGVVFQQFHLLEHLNAYENVLLPLEVNGNGHQKDRVDYFLEKVGMSHRKTHFPNQLSGGEKQRIAIARALVTHPGVLLADEPSGSLDENTGDEVMNLIFDIVRDEKMSLVLVTHDKDLAKRCEKIYHLENGVLSLEA from the coding sequence ATGACTGAATTAGTATTATCACTTAAAGAAGTGAGAAAGGATTTTTCTCAAGGAGAAGAAATCCTCAATGTTTTAAAAGGTGTTGAGCTTGGAGTTAGCGAAGGGGAGACCATCGCAATTCTTGGAAAATCTGGTAGTGGAAAATCAACTCTCTTATCACTCTTATGTGGAATTGATGATGCTACCAGTGGTGATATTTCATATCGCAATAATTCACTCAAAGATCTAAATAGCGAAGAGATCACAGATCTTAGAGCAAAGCATATTGGTGTGGTCTTTCAACAATTTCATTTATTAGAACATCTAAATGCATATGAAAATGTCCTCTTACCGCTCGAAGTAAATGGTAATGGCCATCAGAAAGATCGTGTGGATTACTTTCTTGAAAAAGTAGGGATGAGTCACCGAAAGACGCATTTTCCAAATCAGCTAAGTGGTGGAGAGAAGCAGCGAATTGCCATTGCTCGCGCTCTCGTGACTCACCCAGGTGTTCTTCTGGCAGATGAGCCAAGTGGAAGTCTTGATGAGAATACTGGTGATGAAGTCATGAATCTAATCTTTGATATTGTTCGCGATGAAAAGATGAGTCTTGTTCTTGTCACTCACGATAAGGATTTAGCAAAGAGGTGTGAGAAGATTTATCACTTAGAAAATGGAGTGCTAAGTCTTGAAGCTTAA